From one Nothobranchius furzeri strain GRZ-AD chromosome 2, NfurGRZ-RIMD1, whole genome shotgun sequence genomic stretch:
- the LOC107395520 gene encoding uncharacterized protein, whose protein sequence is MKTVFVSLLFVTGMSMLLSTGSPASAVSLTISPNLQQVFVGESSMSLSCVEDGQAADGRTVKTTNEGQPAGCGTAGPHSGKVKGSSCVLDLMKPFTASYWCGTSSGPREQITIIVTEGNLILDIPALPVETGNDVTLRCRQKDRGPVSAYFYFNGSLVQNQEQDEEHIIHNVQCSDEGYYSCYTHLHRDSPQSFLRVRDPPLPHTTTASTPPGDSSAPSAVFIPPKNTSCPPLFYPRHLVYHLIVFCPYCISTILLVSVCRHRKSGNLPAVSVETTQPVQHDDDVIADVASE, encoded by the exons atgaagaccgtgttcGTGTCTCTCCTCTTTG TTACAGGTATGTCCATGCTGCTGTCGACTGGATCACCCGCATCTGCAG TGTCTCTGACCATCAGCCCAAATCTTCAGCAGGTCTTCGTAGGAGAGTCTTCCATGTCTCTGAGTTGTGTTGAGGATGGACAGGCTGCTGATGGACGGACAGTGAAGACGACCAACGAAGGACAACCTGCTGGCTGTGGAACAGCTGGTCCTCATTCTGGGAAGGTTAAAGGTTCCTCCTGTGTTCTGGATCTCATGAAACCCTTCACTGCATCATACTGGTGTGGGACCAGCTCAGGACCGAGAGAGCAGATCACCATCATCGTTACTG AGGGAAATCTGATCCTGGACATCCCTGCGCTTCCTGTAGAGACAGGAAATGACGTCACCCTGCGCTGCAGACAGAAAGATCGTGGtccagtttcagcttacttctacTTTAATGGAAGTCTTGTTCAAAATCAAGAACAAGATGAAGAACACATCATCCATAACGTCCAGTGTTCTGATGAAGGCTACTACTCGTGCTACACTCATTTACATAGAGATTCTCCTCAGAGCTTCCTGAGGGTCAGAG atcctcctcttcctcacaccACCACAGCTTCCACTCCTCCCGGAGACTCTTCTGCTCCATCAGCTGTCTTCATCCCTCCTAAAAACACAAGCTGTCCTCCTCTTTTCTATCCTCGGCATCTCGTCTATCACCTGATAGTCTTCTGTCCCTACTGCATCTCCACCATCCTGCTGGTGTCAGTCTGCAGACACAGGAAATCAG GAAACCTACCAGCTGTCTCCGTGGAGACCACCCAGCCTGTTCAACACGACGATGATGTCATCGCTGATGTCGCCTCCGAGTAG